From a single Actinomyces viscosus genomic region:
- the cydB gene encoding cytochrome d ubiquinol oxidase subunit II — MTLSILWFVLIAVLWIGYLTLEGFDFGVGMLLKILGRDERERRATLATIGPHWDGNEVWLLTAGGATFAAFPEWYSTLFSGAYIVLFIILLCLIVRVCAIEWRPKVNSQTWRDRWDWVHTISAWLPSVLWGVAFANLVQGMHIEVVQISNGAVVPAGQVPADSLMPGAAHQITGGLLTMVTPFTLLGGAVTCLLFLNHGALFVALKTTGELSQRALRLSRGLAPVSTGVTAAWALWAQLVYSSTALSWIPLVIAAAGLIGSLLAGRAGREGRAFALHFVGIAFAVIFIFAAMAPNVMRSSVDPAYSLTIQQAASADTTLLIMTVAAAVFVPGVLIYTVWSYKVFASRISAESINPNQGGLHPTLVRDSAQPEAHFGY, encoded by the coding sequence ATGACACTGAGCATCCTCTGGTTCGTCCTCATCGCCGTCCTGTGGATCGGCTACCTCACCCTGGAGGGTTTCGACTTCGGCGTCGGAATGCTCCTGAAGATCCTGGGCCGCGACGAGCGCGAGCGGCGCGCGACGCTGGCCACCATCGGCCCCCACTGGGACGGCAACGAGGTGTGGCTGCTGACCGCCGGCGGTGCCACTTTCGCGGCCTTCCCCGAGTGGTACTCCACCCTGTTCTCGGGGGCCTACATCGTCCTGTTCATCATCCTGCTGTGCCTCATCGTGCGCGTGTGCGCCATCGAGTGGCGTCCCAAGGTCAACTCCCAGACCTGGCGCGACCGCTGGGACTGGGTCCACACGATCAGCGCCTGGCTGCCCTCCGTCCTGTGGGGCGTGGCCTTCGCGAACCTGGTCCAGGGCATGCACATCGAGGTCGTCCAGATCTCCAACGGCGCCGTGGTCCCGGCCGGTCAGGTACCGGCGGACTCGCTCATGCCCGGTGCCGCCCACCAGATCACCGGTGGGCTGCTGACCATGGTGACACCCTTCACCCTGCTGGGCGGTGCCGTCACCTGCCTGCTCTTCCTCAACCACGGTGCGCTGTTCGTGGCCCTCAAGACCACCGGCGAGCTCTCGCAGCGGGCCCTGCGGCTGTCACGCGGGCTTGCTCCGGTGTCCACCGGCGTGACCGCCGCCTGGGCCCTGTGGGCGCAGCTGGTCTACTCGAGCACCGCCCTGTCCTGGATCCCGCTGGTCATCGCCGCAGCCGGGCTCATCGGCTCGCTGCTGGCCGGCCGCGCCGGGAGAGAGGGACGGGCCTTCGCCCTGCACTTCGTGGGCATCGCCTTCGCCGTCATCTTCATCTTCGCCGCGATGGCTCCCAACGTCATGCGCTCCTCGGTGGACCCGGCCTACTCGCTGACGATCCAGCAGGCCGCGAGCGCCGACACGACGCTGCTCATCATGACCGTCGCCGCGGCCGTGTTCGTCCCCGGCGTCCTGATCTACACAGTCTGGAGCTACAAGGTGTTCGCCTCGCGCATCAGCGCCGAGAGCATCAACCCCAACCAGGGAGGGCTGCACCCCACGCTGGTGCGGGACTCCGCCCAGCCCGAGGCGCACTTCGGGTACTGA
- a CDS encoding cytochrome ubiquinol oxidase subunit I encodes MAISPLALDSLDLARWQFGITTVYHFILVPLTIGLSPLVALMETLWRRTGNKQWLVATKFFGKILLINFALGVATGIVQEFQFGMNWSEYSRFVGNIFGAPLAFEALLAFFMESVFLGLWIFGWDRLSPRLHNLCMWAVAAGTNFSAFFILTANSWMQHPVGAVVNPRTGRAELDGVSGFLKLLSNELVWATVLHVISSALLVAGAVILGVSVWWMTKAARAEQDFEARELWRRVTRFGAITMVAAGLVTAGTGHMQGQLVAEYQPAKMAAAEGLCHSETSAPFTVAAFGDCRNEDGMVRFISVPGVYSFMATNDFKAELTGLKEAGDTYAERYGTTDARGNTVDYSPNVMVSFWSFRLMIGLGMASMGLGVLALWLTRSGRLISRPLLGKIALATMWLPFIACSFGWIFREMGRQPWVIVPNLSDPVSQVYMLTADGVSSVVSSGTVLASMVIFTLLYAALGVVWFALLRRYIREGVRTPVPGRADRTAGSDDTGSEDSGGSEAGSSDSPESTPALSFAY; translated from the coding sequence ATGGCCATCTCTCCTCTGGCGCTGGACTCCCTGGATCTGGCGCGCTGGCAGTTCGGCATCACCACCGTCTACCACTTCATCCTGGTTCCGCTGACCATCGGGCTCTCCCCGCTGGTGGCTCTCATGGAGACGCTGTGGCGGCGGACCGGCAACAAGCAGTGGCTGGTGGCTACCAAGTTCTTCGGCAAGATCCTGCTGATCAACTTCGCGCTGGGCGTGGCCACCGGAATCGTCCAGGAGTTCCAGTTCGGTATGAACTGGTCGGAGTACTCGCGATTCGTCGGGAACATCTTCGGCGCACCGCTCGCCTTCGAGGCCCTGCTGGCCTTCTTCATGGAGTCCGTCTTCCTGGGCCTGTGGATCTTCGGGTGGGACCGTCTGAGCCCCAGGCTCCACAACCTGTGCATGTGGGCCGTGGCCGCGGGCACGAACTTCTCCGCCTTCTTCATCCTGACCGCCAACTCCTGGATGCAGCACCCGGTCGGCGCCGTCGTCAACCCCAGGACGGGACGCGCCGAGCTCGACGGCGTCAGCGGCTTCCTCAAGCTCCTGTCCAATGAGCTGGTATGGGCCACCGTCCTGCACGTCATCTCCTCGGCGCTGCTGGTCGCCGGCGCCGTCATCCTGGGCGTCTCGGTGTGGTGGATGACCAAGGCAGCCCGGGCCGAGCAGGACTTCGAGGCCCGCGAGCTGTGGCGGCGGGTGACCCGCTTCGGGGCCATCACCATGGTGGCCGCGGGCCTGGTCACCGCCGGCACCGGTCACATGCAGGGCCAGCTGGTCGCCGAGTACCAGCCGGCCAAGATGGCCGCCGCCGAGGGCCTGTGCCACTCCGAGACCAGCGCCCCCTTCACCGTGGCCGCCTTCGGGGACTGCCGCAACGAGGACGGCATGGTCCGGTTCATCTCGGTTCCCGGCGTCTACTCCTTCATGGCCACCAACGACTTCAAGGCCGAGCTCACCGGGCTCAAGGAGGCCGGGGACACCTACGCGGAGCGGTACGGCACCACCGACGCCCGCGGCAACACCGTCGACTACAGCCCCAACGTCATGGTCAGCTTCTGGTCCTTCCGGCTCATGATCGGACTGGGAATGGCCTCGATGGGGCTGGGGGTCCTGGCCCTGTGGCTGACCCGCTCCGGGCGGCTCATCTCCCGCCCGCTGCTGGGCAAGATAGCGCTGGCCACCATGTGGCTGCCCTTCATCGCCTGCTCCTTCGGATGGATCTTCCGTGAGATGGGACGCCAGCCGTGGGTCATCGTGCCCAACCTGTCCGACCCGGTCTCCCAGGTCTACATGCTCACCGCCGACGGGGTCTCCTCCGTGGTCTCCTCCGGCACGGTGCTGGCGTCCATGGTCATCTTCACCCTGCTGTACGCCGCGCTCGGCGTCGTCTGGTTCGCCCTGCTGCGCCGTTACATCCGCGAGGGCGTGCGCACGCCGGTGCCGGGCAGGGCCGACAGGACCGCAGGATCGGATGACACGGGCTCCGAGGACTCCGGCGGCTCCGAGGCCGGGTCCAGCGACTCGCCCGAGAGCACCCCGGCCCTGTCCTTCGCCTACTGA
- a CDS encoding ribonuclease E/G: MARRTTSESTESHEQDQGHQGLGDAVSAPTPRRRRRATAAAAAPAQAPVAEQPGPVGASETVTGSGAGESDIESIEGSGAPAASAPSRRRRKVVAVSAAPQAAPTADPHAAEDEEDEDEAQVEEEAGAEDAEDPDAQEETDGEPAQASLNEDEAEPEAPRLPAASLLFQAPDPSRARRRRRVTAATAAPQEAPTASRHQGSSGWTDEEEPQTGVRTSAEDRDADNSDIEDEDESASSSSARAGRGGGRSRRRRRAVAGTGAPQQEGRGGSAVDESGDDVDASEADDESPADSSDGSPDDAREGGARRKRRRGGRGRRSRSRAEDSARSDSDEEAQTPGEGAADATPSARETSADAGVETTAGAVSGSRRRRRRSRTRSEGGDPRDEVTALKGSTRLEAKRQRRREGRAAGRRRPIVTEAEFLARRESVDRQMIVRESDGLNQIAVLEDGLLVEHYVSRHTQTSMVGNVYVGRVQNVLPSMEAAFVDLGKGRNAVLYAGEVNWDAAGLEGRPRRIEDALSSGDTVLVQVTKDPIGHKGARLTSQITLAGRYLVLVPGGTMTGISRKLPDTERSRLKKILKRIVPDSAGVIVRTAAEGASQEQLTADVERLVSQWEAIEKKASSVMKGSGKAPVLLKGEPELAVRVIRDVFNEDFRKLIVSGDKTWSTISRYVDEVSPDLADRLEHWTGPEDVFAAHRVDEQLAKGFDRKVWLPSGGTLVIDRTEAMTVIDVNTGRFTGAGGTLEETVTRNNLEAAEEIVRQLRLRDIGGMVVIDFVDMVLESNRDLVLRRLVECLGRDRTRHQVTEVTSLGLVQMTRKRVGQGLVEAFSTTCEHCKGRGFIVHDEPVENQQVDMSASASRGGGRSRGRKNREEQAGSGRKDAQEAKGKSTKGGGNAKSAKGAGRADVAGSPETGADDEARAAVRGALAQIAAAAEQAHKEAQQESQEPRDAQEVDGSQGPGEERAESASDIDNAEGAGGQDEQTSPAESKTARTRARKSAEKKTEKKPSRKTGKKAEKKKPAKKDGKKAADPEEPDEKAADGRAEAAAGAQTDQEPAGSKPARRTRRRATARSTAPSSENSSDDAEASA; encoded by the coding sequence ATGGCACGTCGCACCACATCAGAATCAACAGAATCGCACGAGCAGGACCAGGGACACCAGGGACTCGGCGACGCCGTGAGCGCCCCGACCCCGCGCCGTCGCCGCAGAGCCACCGCCGCTGCCGCCGCTCCCGCGCAGGCTCCCGTCGCCGAGCAGCCGGGCCCGGTGGGCGCCTCGGAGACCGTCACCGGCTCCGGTGCCGGCGAGTCCGACATCGAGAGCATCGAGGGCTCTGGGGCTCCGGCCGCCTCGGCCCCGTCTCGTCGTCGCCGCAAGGTCGTCGCGGTATCCGCCGCCCCGCAGGCGGCTCCGACCGCTGACCCTCACGCGGCCGAGGATGAGGAGGACGAGGACGAGGCTCAGGTCGAGGAGGAGGCCGGCGCGGAGGATGCGGAGGATCCTGACGCGCAGGAGGAGACCGACGGCGAGCCGGCGCAGGCGTCCCTGAACGAGGACGAGGCTGAGCCGGAGGCGCCCCGCCTTCCCGCCGCCTCGCTCCTCTTCCAGGCCCCCGACCCCAGTCGGGCCCGCCGACGTCGAAGGGTCACCGCCGCAACCGCCGCTCCTCAGGAGGCGCCGACCGCGTCGCGCCACCAGGGCTCGAGCGGCTGGACCGACGAGGAGGAGCCGCAGACCGGCGTCCGAACCAGTGCGGAAGACCGGGACGCGGACAACTCGGACATCGAGGATGAGGACGAGTCCGCCTCGTCCTCCTCGGCACGAGCAGGTCGAGGCGGTGGGCGCAGCCGTCGTCGTCGGCGGGCGGTCGCCGGCACGGGCGCGCCTCAGCAGGAGGGGCGCGGGGGCTCCGCGGTTGACGAGTCCGGTGACGACGTTGATGCCTCCGAGGCCGACGACGAGTCTCCGGCTGACTCGTCGGACGGCTCGCCAGATGACGCCCGTGAGGGCGGGGCCCGCCGCAAGCGCCGCCGCGGTGGGCGCGGTCGGCGCTCGCGCTCACGTGCTGAGGACTCCGCGCGCAGCGACTCGGACGAGGAGGCCCAGACCCCCGGGGAGGGCGCTGCCGATGCGACGCCCTCGGCGCGCGAGACCTCGGCTGACGCCGGCGTCGAGACGACCGCCGGGGCCGTGTCCGGATCGCGTCGGCGCCGCCGCCGGTCCCGTACCCGTTCCGAGGGTGGCGACCCGCGTGACGAGGTCACCGCCCTCAAGGGCTCCACCCGGCTGGAGGCCAAGCGTCAGCGCCGCCGTGAGGGGAGGGCGGCCGGACGCCGTCGGCCCATCGTCACCGAGGCCGAGTTCCTGGCCCGTCGCGAGTCCGTGGACCGTCAGATGATCGTGCGCGAGTCCGACGGCCTCAACCAGATCGCCGTCCTGGAGGACGGGCTCCTCGTGGAGCACTACGTCTCGCGGCACACCCAGACCTCCATGGTCGGTAATGTCTACGTCGGCCGCGTCCAGAACGTCCTGCCCTCCATGGAGGCCGCCTTCGTGGACCTGGGCAAGGGGCGCAACGCCGTGCTCTACGCCGGCGAGGTCAACTGGGACGCCGCCGGCCTGGAGGGAAGGCCCCGCCGTATCGAGGACGCCCTCTCCAGCGGTGACACCGTCCTGGTCCAGGTCACCAAGGACCCGATCGGGCACAAGGGGGCCCGCCTCACCAGCCAGATCACCCTGGCGGGCCGCTACCTGGTCCTCGTCCCCGGTGGCACCATGACCGGGATCTCGCGCAAGCTGCCCGATACTGAGCGCAGCCGCCTGAAGAAGATCCTCAAGCGGATCGTGCCCGACTCCGCCGGGGTCATCGTGCGCACCGCCGCCGAGGGAGCCAGCCAGGAGCAGCTGACCGCGGACGTCGAGCGACTGGTGTCCCAGTGGGAGGCCATCGAGAAGAAGGCCTCCTCGGTCATGAAGGGCAGTGGTAAGGCCCCGGTCCTCCTCAAGGGCGAGCCCGAGCTCGCCGTGCGCGTCATCCGCGACGTCTTCAACGAGGACTTCCGCAAGCTCATCGTCTCCGGTGACAAGACCTGGTCGACGATCTCCCGGTACGTCGACGAGGTCAGTCCGGACCTGGCCGACCGCCTCGAGCACTGGACCGGTCCGGAGGACGTCTTCGCCGCCCACCGCGTCGACGAGCAGCTCGCCAAGGGCTTCGACCGCAAGGTCTGGCTGCCCAGCGGCGGCACGCTGGTCATCGACCGCACCGAGGCGATGACCGTCATCGACGTCAACACCGGCCGCTTCACCGGAGCGGGCGGCACGCTGGAGGAGACCGTCACCCGCAACAACCTCGAGGCCGCTGAGGAGATCGTGCGCCAGCTGCGTCTGCGCGACATCGGCGGCATGGTCGTCATCGACTTCGTCGACATGGTCCTGGAGTCCAACCGGGACCTCGTCCTGCGCCGGCTCGTGGAGTGCCTGGGCCGTGACCGCACCCGCCACCAGGTCACCGAGGTCACCTCGCTCGGCCTGGTCCAGATGACCCGCAAGCGGGTCGGGCAGGGACTGGTTGAGGCCTTCTCCACCACCTGCGAGCACTGCAAGGGTCGTGGCTTCATCGTCCACGACGAGCCCGTGGAGAACCAGCAGGTCGACATGTCGGCCTCAGCCTCCCGTGGTGGCGGGCGCTCGCGCGGGCGCAAGAACCGTGAGGAGCAGGCTGGATCCGGCAGGAAGGACGCTCAGGAGGCCAAGGGCAAGAGCACCAAGGGCGGCGGCAACGCCAAGAGCGCCAAGGGCGCCGGAAGGGCCGACGTCGCGGGCTCGCCCGAGACCGGGGCTGACGACGAGGCCCGGGCCGCGGTCCGCGGCGCCCTGGCTCAGATCGCGGCCGCCGCCGAGCAGGCCCACAAGGAGGCTCAGCAGGAGAGTCAGGAGCCTCGCGACGCCCAGGAGGTCGACGGCTCGCAGGGCCCGGGCGAGGAGCGCGCCGAGAGCGCGAGCGACATCGACAACGCGGAGGGCGCCGGCGGCCAGGACGAGCAGACCTCGCCGGCCGAGAGCAAGACAGCCAGGACCAGGGCGCGGAAGTCGGCCGAGAAGAAGACTGAGAAGAAGCCTTCGAGGAAGACCGGCAAGAAGGCTGAGAAGAAGAAGCCCGCGAAGAAGGACGGTAAGAAGGCTGCCGACCCAGAGGAGCCTGACGAGAAGGCGGCTGACGGGAGGGCTGAGGCGGCTGCGGGTGCGCAGACGGATCAGGAGCCTGCTGGCAGCAAGCCTGCGAGGAGAACGAGGAGGCGGGCCACCGCGAGGAGCACTGCGCCGTCGTCGGAGAATTCTTCAGACGACGCGGAGGCCTCCGCCTAG
- the rplU gene encoding 50S ribosomal protein L21, producing the protein MSIQVVYAIVKAGGRQEKVSVGDVVVVDKLAGEIGDEVTLAPVMLVDGDKVTTSAADLAKSSVTAEIVGDEKGPKINILKFKNKTGFRKRQGHRAQLTAVKVTAIK; encoded by the coding sequence ATGAGCATTCAAGTGGTCTACGCGATCGTCAAGGCCGGCGGCCGTCAGGAGAAGGTCTCCGTCGGCGACGTCGTGGTTGTCGACAAGCTTGCTGGTGAGATCGGCGACGAGGTCACCCTCGCCCCCGTCATGCTGGTGGACGGCGACAAGGTGACCACCTCTGCCGCCGACCTGGCCAAGTCCTCCGTCACCGCCGAGATCGTCGGCGACGAGAAGGGCCCCAAGATCAACATCCTCAAGTTCAAGAACAAGACCGGCTTCCGCAAGCGCCAGGGCCACCGCGCTCAGCTGACGGCCGTCAAGGTCACCGCCATCAAGTGA